The Desulfobulbus propionicus DSM 2032 DNA segment GCATCGAGGACAGCGGTTACGTCCGCTTTCTCCAGCAGATCCTCCGGCCGATGCTGCCCTTGCTCAATCCGGCCATGCGCGGCCTGGATTACGGCTGCGGACCGGGACCGGTCCTGTCGCAGTTGCTGCGGCGCGAAGGGCTGGCCTGCGACGACTATGACCCGCTGTTTGCCCCTGGCCCCCTGCAACCGCCCTACGATTTCATCCTCTCCACCGAATGCTTTGAGCATTTTCATGTCCCTGGACGGGAGATCGCCCGGGTATGCGGCCTGCTCGCGCCCGGCGGCCTGCTGGGGATCATGACCGAGTTCTGGACCACCCAGGATCGCTTCGCCACCTGGTCCTACACCCGCGATCGGACGCATGTCGCTTTCTATCATCGGCAGACGCTTGACGTCATTGCCCGCTGTTTCGGCCTGGAACTGTTCTGGCAGGATGGCTGCCGGGTGGCGCTGTTTCGCCGTCGACCGGCCGCGTGAGGGGTGCGCCGTGCGCTGCGCAAACAAAAACCGGCAGAAACCGGGGCCGCCGAAACGACCCCAGCTCCTGCCGGTCAGGGAGGAACATCGACAGGTTCCGGTTTATTTCTCGCGTGGATAGGGCCAGGCCATGATGCCGCCTTCCATGACCTTGACGTTGGTGTA contains these protein-coding regions:
- a CDS encoding methyltransferase domain-containing protein, with the protein product MTLPCPLCLTSDRTEPVRGADRRRYFHCPHCRLIFTDPRDMLSPEQERARYGQHQNSIEDSGYVRFLQQILRPMLPLLNPAMRGLDYGCGPGPVLSQLLRREGLACDDYDPLFAPGPLQPPYDFILSTECFEHFHVPGREIARVCGLLAPGGLLGIMTEFWTTQDRFATWSYTRDRTHVAFYHRQTLDVIARCFGLELFWQDGCRVALFRRRPAA